The genomic region AAGTATGCAATTTGAGGCTGCTGAAAGTGCTTGGCAACTGACTAAAAAATATTGGTTTCATTTCTTCTCACTCATCTCCATTGTGGTCTTTATGTTGTTCGGCTTTTCACCAGTCATGTCAGTATTTTGGGCAACAGTGGTCTCAGCACTTTCGAGTATGTTGCGCAGGGATACTGCCATCATTCCTTGGGACTGGTTTAAAGGAAAGGAACCTCTCCTTGCCGGTCTTTACAAATCTAATTTGACCAAAGCATTAGCATCAGGCTCTACTGGTGTCTTGGCAATTGCAGCAACGTGCGCCGGTGCTGGCCTAATTGTGGGTACTGTGACGCTTACTGGCCTTGGCTTGAAGTTCAGTTCTATTGTGATTCAGTATGCAGGTGGCTCACTCTTACTTACTGCAATCTTTACTGCGCTGGTGGTGTGGGTAGTTGGTCTTGCCGTACCAGTGACTGCCTCGTACATTATTTGCGCAGTCATCGCTGCACCTGCCTTGATTAATTTAGGCGTGCCCGCTTTTGCAGCCCATATGTTTATCTTTTATTACGCCGTCCTTTCAGAGGTATCGCCTCCCACAGCGCTGTCACCATTTGCAGCAGCGGCAATCTGTAAGGGCAATCCGTATAAGACAACCTTGCAAACTTGGAAGTATGTTGCCCCTGCGATTTTGGTGCCCTTTATGTTCGTTCTTGATAAGTCCGGCGTGAGCCTTTTGTTAATGGGCTCAACTACCGCGTTAGAGCAAGCGGATTGGTCGCAAATTGCCTGGATCTCATTTACTGCAGTCGTAGGTATTATTTGCTTGGCTGGCGGCCTCCAAGGCTGGTTTATTGAAAAAACTAAATCCTTTGAACGCATCATCATGGTGATTTCAGGAGTGGCATTAGCCTACCCTTCTAATGAGGCTGACTTGATTGGCTTTGCGGGTTTTGGATTAGTGCTGATTACTCAGTCCATCACGCACTTTAGACTCAAGCCTAAAGCGAGCTAGCCCACCTAAGAGCAATAGCATCGACGCTATCAACAGCGTCTCTTGAATGAATAATCCCGCATTTGCTGCGGGATTTTTTTTGTTGCACTACGATTTATGCAATCTTGGTCCAAGCAGCCTTACCGGCATATTTCTTTACTGCGGCTTCATCAAACTCAAATCCGAGTCCTGGAGTTTTGTGCAAAATCAAATCCCCTTTTTTAAAACTTAATTGTTTATTAATTAGTCTGCGGAAGTTCAGGACTTGATCATCTAGGAAAAACTCTACAAAGCGTGCATTTGGAGTTGCGGCAACCAATGGTGCATGAAGGTCATGCATCCAATGGGGGCAAACAGTAATTCCCTTTAAATCAGCATAAGCAGAAATTCGACGCCATTCGGTAATACCTCCACAGACTGCAGCATCTGATTGCAAAATGGCCACTCCACCTGCATCAATCAATTCTCTAAAGCGCCAGCGCCCTGCTTCCATTTCACCGGTAGCGACATTAATAGAAGTTTGACGTGCTAAAGCCGCATGAAGGTCAATCGCATCTGGAGAAAATGGCTCCTCAATCCAATAAGGGTTGTAGGCTTCAAAGCGGCGCATATATTCCAAGGCGGTAGGTAGATCACGCCATGCATTATTCGCATCCAGGGTGAGCAGCACATCCTCTCCCACTGCTTTACGAGCGGCCTTCACGCGCGCCTCTTCCTCTCTTGGGGATAG from Polynucleobacter antarcticus harbors:
- a CDS encoding mandelate racemase/muconate lactonizing enzyme family protein; amino-acid sequence: MPIIESVSVAAVAVPLDKVTSFSTRTVSERHYCLVKVRGKDGNEGIGFSYIGSAGGDIAKVAVEQLLAPKLIGQNSHRSEGLWMEMYNESILQGRAGAVMRGISVLDIALWDLNARAAKLPLHQYLGSVVDDRVPAYASGGYYLDGKTPAMLGKEMESYVKQGFKAVKMKVGRLSPREEEARVKAARKAVGEDVLLTLDANNAWRDLPTALEYMRRFEAYNPYWIEEPFSPDAIDLHAALARQTSINVATGEMEAGRWRFRELIDAGGVAILQSDAAVCGGITEWRRISAYADLKGITVCPHWMHDLHAPLVAATPNARFVEFFLDDQVLNFRRLINKQLSFKKGDLILHKTPGLGFEFDEAAVKKYAGKAAWTKIA